The Emys orbicularis isolate rEmyOrb1 chromosome 9, rEmyOrb1.hap1, whole genome shotgun sequence genomic sequence tacatgCCGGTATAATCCGCATCCGGACTAGGAGCGCCCTGCTGGTATAACATAGCAGTAGACCTATACTGGTAAGGCTCCCTTTGTAGACACGACCTGCATCCACACTTGTACTGCTTTAATTATACCGGTCTAGTAAACCCAGAACAACTTGTGCCAAGGCCCAAGATCATGCTGCTGAGACAGAAGTGGGTTCAAGACCATAGCACCAATCAGCTGTAGCCAGCGGTGTTCCTCACAGCTATGAATTATTATAATACATTTATACCCGCAGTCCTGTCTTGTGCTGTGATCCCATCAGACCTAAGAACTGAGCAGTCAGGATGGGTCAGTATTGGGCTGGGAAACCCTCCGGGATACCGTAAAACAGGGGCACCTGGGGCTATGCAGGTGACACTGTTTCTTCTGAACCAATGCCCCAGCAAGGAAAGCTGTGCTACTGGCATGGGATCATTCCCAGGGCGTTCACTGAAGGAACTTGGGGTTGGCTCTGGGGCGCTTGCCCAATTCCAACTCAGGGAGCCACATTCCCCTTGCAAATCCCAGggccttttgcttcccttacccCCACCCAAGTACTGATGCGTGTCCAGGGAGACCCACCGCCTCCCAGCCATGGGTGTCTGCCCCACTGTGTCATCTGCAAGAGGCTGGGGGCTGGTGGGGAAGGCAGAATCAGCGCTAGTGGATGTCAACCGGTGCTGACGCAGACAGGGGAATGGGGCAGCAAATGGCAACCAGAAGCAAGAAAGAAACCGACGCCCCAAGCATGATCTCTCCCCGCCCCCGTACCTGCTCGGTGCTGCAGGGCCGCTCGCAAGGCTCGGCAGGCGGCTCTCCTGACCTCCAGAGTCCCGTCCGGGCAGCCGGGGCTGTAAGCTGCCGCTTGCACCGTGTCCTGCAGCCCGGCCCGGTGCTCCTGGAAGACCTCGCCCAGCAGCGTCTCCAGcagcgccgccgccgcctcctcctcgccggGGCCGGGCTGCACGATCACCCCCACCAGGGCGGCCGGCGGGCCCCGGGGCAGCCGGCTCCGCAGGTCCCGCGCGATCTCCCGCAGACGGGCCCGGGCTCGCCGCGGCTGCAAGGAGCCGGCCCGGCACAGCAGGAAGATGAGCGGGGAGCGGATCTCCCGGCCGGCGCCGCCGGGGCCGAGGCACACCCGGACCTGGGGAGGCGGCTTCCCCCCGCCGCCCGCCGGGCCCCCGGGCCGCTCCCCCGGCTTCTCCCCGCCGCCCGCCGGGCCCCCGGGCCGCTCCCCCGGCTTCCCCCCGGGCTGCTCCCCTGGCTTCCCCCCGCTGCCCGCCTGGTCCCCGGGCTGCTCCCCCGGCGTCCCCCCGCTGCCCACCGGGTCCCCGGGCCGCTCCCCCGGCGTCCCCCCGCTGCCCGCCTGGTCCCCGGGCCGCTCCCCCGGCGTCCCCCCGCTGCCCGCCTGGTCCCCGGGCTGCTCCCCGAAGAGCTCCTGGGCAAAAGCCCCCAGCAGCGCCCGGGTCTCCCCCCCTTCCAGCACCTCCCCGACCAGCAGCACCTCTGGCTTCCCCCCGACCAGCTCCACCAGGGCCTGGAACTCCTGTAGCGCCTGCTCCCCGGGACCCGGGGGCTCCCCCTCCATCGCCCTCCGGGCGCTCCCCGTCTCCCTCTGCAGCGCCGGCCCGGGGCTCAgcgcctgccccgccccgccccgggaTCCGGGCACAGCCCGCCCCTCGCCACTTCAGGTTGTTCCCTGGCTTCTTCCCCCTCGGCTCCTGCTGCTAACTCCACGTGGGGTGCAGGGGCGGGGAAATAGGGGCCCAGAACATTTATGACCCACCCGCTTTTGTGGGCAAAAGATCCCCCACCAGCCCAAGGCTTCTAGGATAAGCTGGAACCAAGGGATGCTGCTGGGGGTCAGGCCTGCCCTGGTTGCAGTCTCCCAATCGGAGCAACAGCCACACCGGGATAAAAGGAAAATCTGGAGAATAAGAAAATAAGAGGTGCCCCAGGGGGGTAAGagtaatggtccatctagccccctCTGCTGTCTCCagtagtggccagtaccagagcttcagggggagtgtgcAGAACTGGGTAGTTAAAGGAATCCTCCCCCCTCTTCCTCTGCCGGCAGAGGTTTAGGAGAGTCACCCTGAGCATGGCATTGCATTgctcaccatcttggctaacagtcCTCTCCTCAATGAATTTATctcctttttttaacccagttgtacttttggccatcacaacatcccctggcgaggagttccataggttaattgtgcattgagTGGAGGGAAAATTCTGCTTTGGGAAGCAGAGGCCAGCTGACAATAGAGAAAAGTCCTCTTGCCCCCGAATTCTGAGTCCCTCAGAcactgggaggaggaagagagaatgaGAAATGAACAGCACAAGCAACTGCACACAGTACATCAACCCCCTTCCTGCTGTGAATCTTGCCCTGATAACTGAGTGACCCCCAAGGTTTGTTAGTATTATTATAGTAGACCTGCTAGAGGCctctgtcatggaccaggatcccattgtgctaggcgttgtACCAACTCAGAAGgcaaagatagtccctgccccaatcaagTATAATGGATGGATTCAGGCAAATGGGGGAACAGAAGGAGACAATGTTGGTGATAGGCAGTGGTCAtcacacaccagcagcctaactactgtcaagttttttgtaggcctcCTGGCCTCACAGCAAAGGGGAGTTttgagggatttgaaggtggagtGTGACTGATACAACCTGACCAGGCGCAGGAGAAAGACTCCTGGGTGTGGGTGTGATGGGACCGGAGTACAAAGAGGAACATGCCTGACAGGAGAAAGGCAAAGTGCATTAGTTCATCCAGTTGGTGATATATAGTATAGGTGAGTGTGACATCCTTCTAGCCAAAAGCCTTAAAAGCAATGACTTGCCAAGTTATAGGACACCTTCTAATTGTACCCTAACACCCACACAGCTTAGGTCCACCACGGACACTGACAGACCCTGCAGCCTCTTCACAAGCCATTTCCAACAGCGCCATAAACACATAACACATCAATCCCCCTCCCAGCAGAATGCAAACCTTTAATCGCAGGGTCGGCAGCATTAGCAAATGTTCAGCACTAACACGGGTGTACATGTTCAGCGTGCAGTGTTTGTGGGGGGAGCACAAAGTCTTACTGAAGGTTTTGTGTTACCAAATTTAAAGCCTCAGTTGTGAGCCGGGAAATAACTGTAGTTGAACTTGTCCATGACGGTTGCAGGGGCATACTCTGACCACTAAGCATACAAGGAAGCCCTGTTCACATGAAAGAACATCAAGTGACAAACAGCCAGGGGAGAATGTACCGTGAAGTTTACAAAATGGACAAATGTGTGTCAGCCGGGCTGGGAAGCAGCGGCATCACAGCAGATGGGATTCTCATGCTGCTTTTCCTTGATAAACAGGGCTACTCACGGGCCTAGTCCCCCCACAGAAGATGCAATGCTAATAATTTACAGGGCTTCCAGCTGATGGGAGTTACGGTGACACCCAGCACCGTATGTTTAATGAGCCATATCTGATTTGCAAAGAATTTGGAATCTATTTAGCCACCAGTGGCTGTGTGCAGTTCTCTTTAACATTAAAGGAACAGGGAATAATGGGAGGGTGGAGCATTTACTTTCACTCCACAGTTATAGCCCAGCCAGACACAGACAGGCTAAGAggaagagtcagggcagaggttCTCGACCTGGAGATGAAGGTCCCGACCACCCTGCCATTCCCTATTGCTAAATGGGAAGGCAAGTCATGGGGGCCGGGGGTGTCCCAATATAGACAAGGAGGTCATGCTATGGAAGAGGTTGAGAACCATTCCGTTAGGGGACTATGTTACATTCTCTCCCTACCAATGACTGGTGCCAGGGAAGCCCACAGCGAGTGTGGTTTGATGATGTGGCTAACTGGGCGGGATGTGGTGTGGCACCCTTCTCTAGGCTGTGTGAAGACAGCAAAACATGGAGAAAGATCGTTGGCCAATGACTCCCCTGCGTTGTGTTCACTGTGATGTGACTTTATGATGCTTTGCACTctgagaataataataaaaaatacataaattCCTAACACCAGGCTGGCAAAGCCCCAAACTCTTTTAAGGGTACTGCTCCACCTCAAAGGCCTGGCCAAGGTGAGAAAGAATCAGTGGTTTAAACATCAGGCTTGAAAGCTCTCAGGTCACAGGAATCACCAGTTTGGGGAGTGGCAATGACATCACCCCTTCCTTCCTCCAATGGAGTTCCATGATGTTTACAACAAAAGAAGGGCTGTAAAATGTATGGCTGCTTGTGCACCCTGACCAGCCCCATTTCAATTTGCAAGCATGCTGGCTGCAGCGCCCCTGCTGAAACAAGGGTTGTGAGCACTTTGCACCATCACAACTCTGCTCCAAGCATGCTTTCTTCCACAGGGGCTTGCCCCCTGAGTTAGGCCAGAAAGAGCTGGCTTaacccaggtagggtgaccagacagcaagtgtgaaaaatcaggacaaggggtggggggtaataggagcctatataagaaaaagaccccaaaatcgggactgtccctataaaatcgggacatctggtcaccctaagcccagGTAAGTCATAGGCAAGTGACTGGGGAAAGTAACTTAGTAATTGACAAGCACCGATAAAGGGGGAGAATCAACTAGGGATCACATTCTGCTGTCATAAGACCATATGTTGACCTACCTCACTGACAGCAAGGTCACCCACTTCTGAAAAGAATGGGCCATGTACTAAAGCTATAAAATCAGATACAATCTAATAGACAGGAATGGCCTTTAGTTAGAGTTTGTGTaaggatttattttcatttatttcaagTCTTGCCAATCACCCTTTATCTAATCTGGTGTAGATACATTCTGTCTCTAATACTACAGACTTTGAAAACAACAAGGAAGGATCACAGGCAACAGCCACATAGCTGGGGCCCCCTGGCTTTCACTTCTCATTGCTAGATTCTAGGAACTCCACACCCAATACCTAATTTATTATAGTTTTCTTTTGGCTGAAGCAGGTAATGGGTCAGGAAGGAGATCGACTCTATTTAGAGATGGAGCTGGGGAAaatttattctttccctccaccccccaccctccctcttcaTAGCACCGAGGGAGGTGCTGTGGGAAGCTGGGAACTTATTCCAGCAGTGAGTCAGGAAGGAAAGCTGTCTAGAAAGAGCCCTGTTGCTGAGAAGAGAACCAGAGGTGAGGTCTTCTTCtttgctccccagccccagcaggaatGAGCCATGCTTTACAATTTTGCTTTGGACTTTGACTGATGGAAGCCCTTCTCTATTTATGTTTGGGCCTTAAGGGGGCAGGACATTATTCATGCTTACTGATGACAAAGCCCCCCACCACACAAAGGTGTTTAAATTGTGCCTTAGTATGCAAAATAGTGTCCTGTGCCATTCAAGTCCTATCACCTGAAGCTAAAAGAATAATCCTTACCTGGAGTATGAACAATACCTAGCTCCTATATAGCTTTTCAATGAGTAGCATCCAAACCCTGACCTGTTCTGGGACAATAACCCCTCCAGTTGGAAGCCCTATGGTTAATGTAGGGACATCCTAGACATAAAAGGCAAAAGAATGCATACTTAAATTGGATGAGCATCATGGATTATTTTTGCTTGGCAGCAGATACCTGGCTtatttgaataaaaaaatcaacCACTTTTCCAAATGAAAGTGTCTGTAAagatccagttctttttttatgCTCAGCTGTAATACAGCTCGTTTTGTTTAGATGTTCCTTTGTCACTATGTCCATAGGGAACGTGAACATAATCCACCGTATTCAAACAACTGTGTTTACATTTCTCTATTCATTAACAAAGGTAAGCTCTAATTGCCAATGCAGCTTTCTCGTCCTACTCATTGTTTTTCAAGAGACAGAACGAGCACCTAACAAACAGAGTTTAAAACAGCTACCAATTTAGTGGTACATTGCAAGTGACTTTCATGTAGCCCAAACTAAATCTCTTCAGTGGTAGGACCCAAGCAATTATATCAAGGGTGCTTATGAGGCCTGGAAGTTGTAGACAACACTGGTCTTTTCCACGCTGCACTGGTTACAGGCCCAACTTGTTAGCAATTGGAAGTGGGGTCCTGACTAAAGCTAGGCACCGAACTAAAGAGATATGatctgcagtgttgccaattatTCCCATCCTGGATCTCTCCTGAGCAGGGAAAGTTAATCTGACCAAGAAGTCCttgtaaaagtaaaaaaaaaaactaacagaaatttaaaggaaatttcatatttttatgtaagcaaaagtcaggctagctgtaaccctaataacacaAAATTTGTAAAAGCAAAAATTGTGTTAGGCAAGTAAAAAAAAACTGGGTAAAAAGTTGTTGCAACCTTAAGTTAAATAAGTATAAACTGTAAACTAtagtttaaattgataaaaaaaaaatcaaaataacctatgtataaacaaaatgcagctgttgcccaTTATTGTTtataacaaaaggtataaatgcttgctgtaattgtttatctaaaaaaaaaaccggttttgctctctccctccacgcaattgctaaaaataataaagtatctaacttgctgcacccaacctaAAAGTaaaaactctgtttttctccaacaGTTCCAGTTCAGGTTTATGGACCATCTATTAGCTCTCCTCCTAAGCCCTGCTATATTAagttagatggaatatatgggctaaAGGTGTTAACACCCAATCACTGTCcaatattaaacagtgttaaaaaaGGTCAATGGTTTGGTATGCAGAGAACTCAGCCTGCTTAATGCCATGGCAAATACATAATTCAATTCATGCCACAGGGCAGAAGTTTATTGAttgaaacacacaaaaggaaaatAATCCACAGGAAGTAAAGAGCACTGAAATTGACTgtttatgcaaaacaaacaatcaaaacctaGCAAGGTCCCTTTTTGGAGACAGTGGATATTGGCTAAAGTCTCTTATTCAGTCAGTCTAACAGTGCTTCTTGGTGGGGAAGAAAGGGTTAGTGCTGTTGTTCAATTCTGAATAGGGAATAATCATCACTTTCCTGCTTTAGACAAATCGGggacacacacagggagagaagAGATAGGACAGTAAAGCTGGGGGAAATTCAGCTTTTGTTGATGTTCTTGGGATACAGAGTGGCTGGCCAGGCACAGATGGATGCTGGCAGGTTGGCCATGACAGCTGTTGCCCTGGACCCTGGCTCACCTTCTGGGTCAGGGGCATCATCTGGTTGGTCTGCTCAGTCCCTCTCAATCACTGCTCCTTCTCAGACTGGGAAATGCTGGATGGGCTGTCTCTCGTCTCACCAACCTGCCCGGCATCAGGTGAAAAGCCGAGAGAGATAACACAGGAGGAAGATAGGGGGGCAAAAAGAAGTACACAAGGGAGGGGAAGACAGAGCAGGATCTCACATGTATCAGTTTGAGGTCCTCGCTTTTGCAGCACTGATGGTCAAGCATCCCTACTGGAGTATCAATGTGTGGTATCAGGCAGGCAACAATCCTTCCACTGCAGCTGCGGTGATGTCAGTAAGGTTTAGTCTCCCCTCTAAAGTCTCTTTAATGGTCCCCAAAGAGGCGATGGGTGGAATAATCCAGCcactcattattttgtccaccaagcAGGCTTAATTTCCAACACACcgattttggttcattgatttccaaTCCTCTGCTCCTCTTGTTCACCAGTCATAATCTTAACACAGTCTTTCTGTGAGATCGGACGACCATTTGTGTTTAAATTAAGTCAGTTGGTCTAGCTCCTTCTCATATCTTTTTTAAACAGACCTTTATATCAAAGGTCATTGTATCAATTCATAAACCTTTACCTACTTTTCAGCAGTTAGGCTAACAATTAACAAAGGCATGTTCTCAGCATATCTGGCTGTGGGCTTGATTCaatcccattgatctcaatggacaGTCTTTCCATGAACGTCACTGGacacagaatctggtcctaatGACTCTGCTATTATTCCTTCTCTTTCACAAACAAGCTAACACACAGGTTCAAAGAAAATCACAGCGATTGCGTGACTCTCCATTTGTACAATAGGTTTCCGAAAGCTGAACAGAGCCCctatgtgacgttgcactccatatgattttatgaaaatatgctaatgagtgtgaatataatgtaactgggatatgcttcatgcaaaaggtctcttgtaaggtatcattacaaagcttatagtatcattacaaagcttataatctactgagtgtggtcatcctatttgtataactgtatcgttcttgtatctgaaactagaaatatgaaatataactctgaggtcctattgtaattatgcaaagtgtgggccattaatggtggtttggaatacTGATGGCTcccaactaggacaattgactgtggatggctatgtttacttgcaagccttcctgtgagtcagaccgggaagaatggaggctggggtctcacaggacatgtcaccatgtcacctggtactgaaatccatcttaaacccggtgcttttccatttagaaggaggggtggggacccagagagacaaaagattcctgccctgtgccaaagctataaaagggggtgaaaCAGAACAGAGGGggcggccagtcatgagaaatcccttagttaccacctgagctggaacaaggactgtgacaggggaaaggattgggcccagactaggaaggagtctagtctgtgaaagaagcttattggaacatctccgagggtgagatttacctgcatttagtttcttactgtattaggtttagacttgtgtgtttttgttttattttgcttggtaatttactttgttctgtctgttattacttggaaccacttaaatcctactttttatatttaataaaatcactttttacttattaattaacccagagcaagtaattaatatctgggggagcaaacagctgtgcatatctctctatcagtgttatagagggtgaacaatttatgagtttaccctgtataagctttatacagagtaaaacggatttatttagggtttgaatctcattgggaactgggtatctgggtgctagagacaggagcactttctaagccgttttcagttaagtttgcagcttttgggggacgtggttcagatctgggtctgtgtttgcagcaggctagcgtgtctggctcaacaagacagggtacagaagtcccaagctgccagggaaaacgg encodes the following:
- the C9H2orf72 gene encoding LOW QUALITY PROTEIN: uncharacterized protein C2orf72 homolog (The sequence of the model RefSeq protein was modified relative to this genomic sequence to represent the inferred CDS: deleted 2 bases in 1 codon): MEGGLALRVGKWVTAQGPMLKGAPCGWVINVLGPYFPAPAPHVELAAGAEGEEAREQPEVARGGLCPDPGGAGQALSPGPALQRETGSARRAMEGEPPGPGEQALQEFQALVELVGGKPEVLLVGEVLEGGETRALLGAFAQELFGEQPGDQAGSGGTPGERPGDQAGSGGTPGERPGDPVGSGGKPGERPGGPAGGGGKPPPQVRVCLGPGGAGREIRSPLIFLLCRAGSLQPRRARARLREIARDLRSRLPRGPPAALVGVIVQPGPGEEEAAAALLETLLGEVFQEHRAGLQDTVQAAAYSPGCPDGTLEVRRAACRALRAALQHRAGGEEREKRRFPSLLRCVPWGRRSRRRGRSANAANNLHEGGLQDPEEGVALTGMSLNGNREEASRGTGA